A genomic window from Lotus japonicus ecotype B-129 chromosome 1, LjGifu_v1.2 includes:
- the LOC130729236 gene encoding uncharacterized protein LOC130729236 isoform X3, producing MSENLDDGEFWLPPQFLSDDDATESLLPFAAPNRRPPLPCCFNNGGGDSLLFPSEFPYGSPLESPGGGSSETESDEEEQQQQQLVAEMTRRMARSSLHSSDDNNNNMGRFVSGGSPQSTLCGGCHKGSSHGSPKSVCEMPSSRATWDLLHAAAGEMERMRLSQQECHHSHNQNGLLAPQRNPSPVSLPSKNTNTTTNPDVGFHTNQSLSHHQLKMVQRLRQQQMAKQQNAGWGVQNQNGGFHQLRQSNHMATNRGRNSDSSGRNTRPLGMAPSAWPPLQQAKPQQPNGSGMRAVFISNPSSRRRDYAGTGVFLPRRADNPSESRKKPAYSIALVPTRVAQALNLKLDDTVGGQPQHLHRFNVCSNLENAAAVVPRQRSDNVHSQQKRPQPSMNQEIMLPQEWTY from the exons ATGTCTGAAAACTTGGACGACGGTGAGTTTTGGCTTCCGCCGCAGTTCCTCTCCGACGACGACGCAACTGAGTCGCTGCTCCCCTTTGCTGCGCCGAATCGCCGCCCACCTTTGCCCTGCTGCTtcaacaatggtggtggtgattcTCTTTTGTTTCCTTCTGAGTTCCCTTATGGTTCCCCTCTTGAGTCCCCTGGTGGTGGCTCCAGCGAGACTGAGAGCGATGAGGaggagcagcagcagcagcaactcGTCGCTGAGATGACTCGCCGTATGGCTCGCTCCTCCCTCCACTCCTCTGatgataacaacaacaacatg GGTCGATTTGTGTCTGGTGGTTCGCCACAATCAACACTGTGTGGTGGGTGCCACAAAGGCTCAAGCCATGGAAGCCCCAAAAGTGTTTGTGAAATGCCCTCTTCAAGGGCAACATGGGATCTGCTGCATGCGGCTGCAGGGGAAATGGAGAGGATGAGGCTCAGCCAACAAGAATGTCATCACAGTCACAATCAGAATGGACTCTTGGCTCCTCAGAGAAACCCCTCTCCTGTGTCTCTACCCTCCAAGAacaccaacaccacaaccaaTCCTGATGTGGGGTTTCACACCAACCAGTCCCTTTCTCACCACCAATTGAAGATGGTACAA AGGCTGAGGCAGCAACAAATGGCAAAGCAACAAAATGCAGGGTGGGGTGTGCAGAATCAAAACGGTGGTTTTCACCAACTGAGGCAGAGCAACCACATGGCGACAAATCGAGGGAGGAACAGTGATTCCAGTGGGAGAAACACAAGGCCTCTGGGTATGGCTCCATCTGCATGGCCTCCTCTGCAACAGGCCAAGCCACAACAGCCAAATGGGTCTGGAATGAGAGCTGTTTTTATCAGCAACCCTTCTTCCAGAAGAAGGGACTATGCTGGCACTGGGGTTTTCTTGCCCCGTCGAGCTGATAATCCTTCTGAATCACGAAAGAAGCCAG CGTATTCTATAGCGCTGGTTCCAACAAGAGTAGCGCAGGCCCTAAATCTGAAGCTTGATGACACGGTTGGAGGCCAGCCGCAACACTTGCATCGTTTTAATGTTTGTTCGAACCTGGAAAATG CTGCTGCTGTTGTTCCCAGGCAGAGGAGTGATAATGTCCATTCTCAACAGAAGAGGCCTCAGCCATCAATGAACCAAGAGATTATGCTGCCACAGGAATGGACCTACTGA
- the LOC130729236 gene encoding uncharacterized protein LOC130729236 isoform X4, producing the protein MSENLDDGEFWLPPQFLSDDDATESLLPFAAPNRRPPLPCCFNNGGGDSLLFPSEFPYGSPLESPGGGSSETESDEEEQQQQQLVAEMTRRMARSSLHSSDDNNNNMGRFVSGGSPQSTLCGGCHKGSSHGSPKSVCEMPSSRATWDLLHAAAGEMERMRLSQQECHHSHNQNGLLAPQRNPSPVSLPSKNTNTTTNPDVGFHTNQSLSHHQLKMRLRQQQMAKQQNAGWGVQNQNGGFHQLRQSNHMATNRGRNSDSSGRNTRPLGMAPSAWPPLQQAKPQQPNGSGMRAVFISNPSSRRRDYAGTGVFLPRRADNPSESRKKPAYSIALVPTRVAQALNLKLDDTVGGQPQHLHRFNVCSNLENAAAVVPRQRSDNVHSQQKRPQPSMNQEIMLPQEWTY; encoded by the exons ATGTCTGAAAACTTGGACGACGGTGAGTTTTGGCTTCCGCCGCAGTTCCTCTCCGACGACGACGCAACTGAGTCGCTGCTCCCCTTTGCTGCGCCGAATCGCCGCCCACCTTTGCCCTGCTGCTtcaacaatggtggtggtgattcTCTTTTGTTTCCTTCTGAGTTCCCTTATGGTTCCCCTCTTGAGTCCCCTGGTGGTGGCTCCAGCGAGACTGAGAGCGATGAGGaggagcagcagcagcagcaactcGTCGCTGAGATGACTCGCCGTATGGCTCGCTCCTCCCTCCACTCCTCTGatgataacaacaacaacatg GGTCGATTTGTGTCTGGTGGTTCGCCACAATCAACACTGTGTGGTGGGTGCCACAAAGGCTCAAGCCATGGAAGCCCCAAAAGTGTTTGTGAAATGCCCTCTTCAAGGGCAACATGGGATCTGCTGCATGCGGCTGCAGGGGAAATGGAGAGGATGAGGCTCAGCCAACAAGAATGTCATCACAGTCACAATCAGAATGGACTCTTGGCTCCTCAGAGAAACCCCTCTCCTGTGTCTCTACCCTCCAAGAacaccaacaccacaaccaaTCCTGATGTGGGGTTTCACACCAACCAGTCCCTTTCTCACCACCAATTGAAGATG AGGCTGAGGCAGCAACAAATGGCAAAGCAACAAAATGCAGGGTGGGGTGTGCAGAATCAAAACGGTGGTTTTCACCAACTGAGGCAGAGCAACCACATGGCGACAAATCGAGGGAGGAACAGTGATTCCAGTGGGAGAAACACAAGGCCTCTGGGTATGGCTCCATCTGCATGGCCTCCTCTGCAACAGGCCAAGCCACAACAGCCAAATGGGTCTGGAATGAGAGCTGTTTTTATCAGCAACCCTTCTTCCAGAAGAAGGGACTATGCTGGCACTGGGGTTTTCTTGCCCCGTCGAGCTGATAATCCTTCTGAATCACGAAAGAAGCCAG CGTATTCTATAGCGCTGGTTCCAACAAGAGTAGCGCAGGCCCTAAATCTGAAGCTTGATGACACGGTTGGAGGCCAGCCGCAACACTTGCATCGTTTTAATGTTTGTTCGAACCTGGAAAATG CTGCTGCTGTTGTTCCCAGGCAGAGGAGTGATAATGTCCATTCTCAACAGAAGAGGCCTCAGCCATCAATGAACCAAGAGATTATGCTGCCACAGGAATGGACCTACTGA
- the LOC130729236 gene encoding uncharacterized protein LOC130729236 isoform X2: protein MSENLDDGEFWLPPQFLSDDDATESLLPFAAPNRRPPLPCCFNNGGGDSLLFPSEFPYGSPLESPGGGSSETESDEEEQQQQQLVAEMTRRMARSSLHSSDDNNNNMGRFVSGGSPQSTLCGGCHKGSSHGSPKSVCEMPSSRATWDLLHAAAGEMERMRLSQQECHHSHNQNGLLAPQRNPSPVSLPSKNTNTTTNPDVGFHTNQSLSHHQLKMFQRLRQQQMAKQQNAGWGVQNQNGGFHQLRQSNHMATNRGRNSDSSGRNTRPLGMAPSAWPPLQQAKPQQPNGSGMRAVFISNPSSRRRDYAGTGVFLPRRADNPSESRKKPAYSIALVPTRVAQALNLKLDDTVGGQPQHLHRFNVCSNLENAAAVVPRQRSDNVHSQQKRPQPSMNQEIMLPQEWTY, encoded by the exons ATGTCTGAAAACTTGGACGACGGTGAGTTTTGGCTTCCGCCGCAGTTCCTCTCCGACGACGACGCAACTGAGTCGCTGCTCCCCTTTGCTGCGCCGAATCGCCGCCCACCTTTGCCCTGCTGCTtcaacaatggtggtggtgattcTCTTTTGTTTCCTTCTGAGTTCCCTTATGGTTCCCCTCTTGAGTCCCCTGGTGGTGGCTCCAGCGAGACTGAGAGCGATGAGGaggagcagcagcagcagcaactcGTCGCTGAGATGACTCGCCGTATGGCTCGCTCCTCCCTCCACTCCTCTGatgataacaacaacaacatg GGTCGATTTGTGTCTGGTGGTTCGCCACAATCAACACTGTGTGGTGGGTGCCACAAAGGCTCAAGCCATGGAAGCCCCAAAAGTGTTTGTGAAATGCCCTCTTCAAGGGCAACATGGGATCTGCTGCATGCGGCTGCAGGGGAAATGGAGAGGATGAGGCTCAGCCAACAAGAATGTCATCACAGTCACAATCAGAATGGACTCTTGGCTCCTCAGAGAAACCCCTCTCCTGTGTCTCTACCCTCCAAGAacaccaacaccacaaccaaTCCTGATGTGGGGTTTCACACCAACCAGTCCCTTTCTCACCACCAATTGAAGATG TTTCAGAGGCTGAGGCAGCAACAAATGGCAAAGCAACAAAATGCAGGGTGGGGTGTGCAGAATCAAAACGGTGGTTTTCACCAACTGAGGCAGAGCAACCACATGGCGACAAATCGAGGGAGGAACAGTGATTCCAGTGGGAGAAACACAAGGCCTCTGGGTATGGCTCCATCTGCATGGCCTCCTCTGCAACAGGCCAAGCCACAACAGCCAAATGGGTCTGGAATGAGAGCTGTTTTTATCAGCAACCCTTCTTCCAGAAGAAGGGACTATGCTGGCACTGGGGTTTTCTTGCCCCGTCGAGCTGATAATCCTTCTGAATCACGAAAGAAGCCAG CGTATTCTATAGCGCTGGTTCCAACAAGAGTAGCGCAGGCCCTAAATCTGAAGCTTGATGACACGGTTGGAGGCCAGCCGCAACACTTGCATCGTTTTAATGTTTGTTCGAACCTGGAAAATG CTGCTGCTGTTGTTCCCAGGCAGAGGAGTGATAATGTCCATTCTCAACAGAAGAGGCCTCAGCCATCAATGAACCAAGAGATTATGCTGCCACAGGAATGGACCTACTGA
- the LOC130729236 gene encoding uncharacterized protein LOC130729236 isoform X1 — protein MSENLDDGEFWLPPQFLSDDDATESLLPFAAPNRRPPLPCCFNNGGGDSLLFPSEFPYGSPLESPGGGSSETESDEEEQQQQQLVAEMTRRMARSSLHSSDDNNNNMGRFVSGGSPQSTLCGGCHKGSSHGSPKSVCEMPSSRATWDLLHAAAGEMERMRLSQQECHHSHNQNGLLAPQRNPSPVSLPSKNTNTTTNPDVGFHTNQSLSHHQLKMVQFQRLRQQQMAKQQNAGWGVQNQNGGFHQLRQSNHMATNRGRNSDSSGRNTRPLGMAPSAWPPLQQAKPQQPNGSGMRAVFISNPSSRRRDYAGTGVFLPRRADNPSESRKKPAYSIALVPTRVAQALNLKLDDTVGGQPQHLHRFNVCSNLENAAAVVPRQRSDNVHSQQKRPQPSMNQEIMLPQEWTY, from the exons ATGTCTGAAAACTTGGACGACGGTGAGTTTTGGCTTCCGCCGCAGTTCCTCTCCGACGACGACGCAACTGAGTCGCTGCTCCCCTTTGCTGCGCCGAATCGCCGCCCACCTTTGCCCTGCTGCTtcaacaatggtggtggtgattcTCTTTTGTTTCCTTCTGAGTTCCCTTATGGTTCCCCTCTTGAGTCCCCTGGTGGTGGCTCCAGCGAGACTGAGAGCGATGAGGaggagcagcagcagcagcaactcGTCGCTGAGATGACTCGCCGTATGGCTCGCTCCTCCCTCCACTCCTCTGatgataacaacaacaacatg GGTCGATTTGTGTCTGGTGGTTCGCCACAATCAACACTGTGTGGTGGGTGCCACAAAGGCTCAAGCCATGGAAGCCCCAAAAGTGTTTGTGAAATGCCCTCTTCAAGGGCAACATGGGATCTGCTGCATGCGGCTGCAGGGGAAATGGAGAGGATGAGGCTCAGCCAACAAGAATGTCATCACAGTCACAATCAGAATGGACTCTTGGCTCCTCAGAGAAACCCCTCTCCTGTGTCTCTACCCTCCAAGAacaccaacaccacaaccaaTCCTGATGTGGGGTTTCACACCAACCAGTCCCTTTCTCACCACCAATTGAAGATGGTACAA TTTCAGAGGCTGAGGCAGCAACAAATGGCAAAGCAACAAAATGCAGGGTGGGGTGTGCAGAATCAAAACGGTGGTTTTCACCAACTGAGGCAGAGCAACCACATGGCGACAAATCGAGGGAGGAACAGTGATTCCAGTGGGAGAAACACAAGGCCTCTGGGTATGGCTCCATCTGCATGGCCTCCTCTGCAACAGGCCAAGCCACAACAGCCAAATGGGTCTGGAATGAGAGCTGTTTTTATCAGCAACCCTTCTTCCAGAAGAAGGGACTATGCTGGCACTGGGGTTTTCTTGCCCCGTCGAGCTGATAATCCTTCTGAATCACGAAAGAAGCCAG CGTATTCTATAGCGCTGGTTCCAACAAGAGTAGCGCAGGCCCTAAATCTGAAGCTTGATGACACGGTTGGAGGCCAGCCGCAACACTTGCATCGTTTTAATGTTTGTTCGAACCTGGAAAATG CTGCTGCTGTTGTTCCCAGGCAGAGGAGTGATAATGTCCATTCTCAACAGAAGAGGCCTCAGCCATCAATGAACCAAGAGATTATGCTGCCACAGGAATGGACCTACTGA